The Rhinopithecus roxellana isolate Shanxi Qingling chromosome 14, ASM756505v1, whole genome shotgun sequence genome includes a window with the following:
- the LOC104672609 gene encoding cytochrome c oxidase subunit 7C, mitochondrial — translation MLGRSIRRFTTSVVRRSDYEEGPGKNLPFSVENKWALLVKMCLYFGSAFAAPFLIARHQLLKS, via the coding sequence ATGTTGGGCCGCAGCATCCGGAGGTTCACAACCTCTGTGGTCCGTAGGAGCGACTATGAGGAGGGCCCTGGGAAGAATTTGCCATTTTCAGTGGAAAACAAGTGGGCGTTACTAGTTAAGATGTGTTTGTACTTTGGATCTGCATTTGCTGCACCGTTCCTTATAGCAAGACACCAACTGCTTAAATCATAA